One window of Dyadobacter sandarakinus genomic DNA carries:
- a CDS encoding GH92 family glycosyl hydrolase: MKKILYTLLTLLLSPVFLFAQTTVKTNLVDFVNPLMGTQSKFSLSAGNTYPAIAMPWGMNFWMPQTGKMGDGWSYMYDAEKIRGFKQTHQPSPWINDYGQFSIFPMTGKLKIDEESRASWFSHKAETAKPHYYKVYLADYDVTTEIAPTERAAQFRITFPAADTSYILVDAFDKGSYVKVIPAERKIIGYTTKNSGGVPANFKNYFVLVFDKAFTFSSAFRGKQLAKDTLELQANHVGAVVGFKTRRGEQVGIKVASSFISPEQAQLNLDRELGKDTFDATMEKGRKTWEQELSRIQVEGDNIDQVRTFYSCLYRVLLFPRKFYEFDKANKVVHYSPYNGQVLPGYMFTDNGFWDTFRAVFPFFTLMYPTMNAHIMEGLANAYDESGYLPEWASPGHRDCMIGSNSASLIADSYVKGIRGYDINKLYEAVIKNTENAGPVSSVGRFGHEYYNELGYVPYDVKVNENAARTLEYAYADFCISQLGKALKKPQSEVDIYLKRSQNYKNVFDPETKWMRGKNKDGQFQKPFNPFKWGDAFTEGNSIHYTWSVFQDVKGLMGLMGGREAFVQKLDTVFTLPPIFDDSYYGFPIHEIREMQIMNMGNYAHGNQPIQHMIYLYNHGGAPYKAQYWARQVMQRMYQPTPDGYCGDEDNGQTSAWYVFSSLGFYPVTPGTTQYVIGSPLFKKATITLEDGKKFTVQAPAASESNLYIQGATLNGKPYDFTFLEHADIQKGGTVQFNLGSKPSKTWGTKPESAPFSLSNGK, encoded by the coding sequence ATGAAAAAAATCCTGTACACCCTTTTAACCCTGCTGCTTTCCCCCGTTTTTCTTTTTGCGCAAACTACCGTAAAAACGAACCTCGTAGATTTTGTCAACCCATTGATGGGTACCCAGTCCAAATTCAGCCTTTCCGCGGGCAACACCTATCCGGCGATTGCGATGCCGTGGGGTATGAATTTCTGGATGCCGCAAACCGGCAAGATGGGCGACGGATGGAGCTATATGTATGATGCCGAAAAGATACGCGGCTTCAAACAAACCCACCAGCCCAGCCCCTGGATCAACGATTACGGGCAGTTTTCTATTTTCCCGATGACAGGCAAGCTCAAAATTGACGAGGAGAGCCGTGCCAGCTGGTTTTCACACAAAGCGGAAACTGCCAAACCCCATTACTACAAAGTATACCTGGCCGATTACGACGTCACTACGGAAATCGCTCCCACCGAGCGTGCCGCCCAGTTCCGTATCACCTTTCCGGCAGCGGATACTTCCTATATTCTCGTGGATGCATTTGACAAAGGTTCGTATGTAAAGGTAATCCCGGCCGAGCGCAAGATCATCGGGTATACCACCAAGAACAGCGGCGGTGTGCCTGCCAATTTCAAAAACTACTTTGTGCTTGTTTTCGACAAGGCATTTACGTTTTCTTCCGCTTTCCGCGGCAAGCAGCTTGCAAAGGATACGCTTGAACTTCAGGCCAATCACGTAGGGGCCGTCGTAGGTTTCAAAACCAGGCGGGGTGAGCAGGTCGGCATCAAAGTGGCATCCTCATTTATCAGCCCGGAGCAGGCACAGCTCAACCTTGACCGTGAGCTCGGCAAGGATACCTTTGATGCAACCATGGAAAAAGGCCGCAAAACCTGGGAGCAGGAGCTTTCACGCATTCAGGTGGAAGGCGACAACATTGACCAGGTGCGGACATTCTACTCCTGCCTGTACCGCGTATTGCTCTTCCCTCGCAAGTTCTATGAATTTGACAAAGCCAATAAAGTAGTGCATTACAGCCCGTACAACGGACAGGTGCTGCCAGGCTATATGTTTACGGACAATGGTTTCTGGGATACTTTCCGCGCGGTGTTCCCGTTTTTCACCCTCATGTACCCTACCATGAATGCCCACATCATGGAAGGTCTTGCCAATGCATACGACGAGAGTGGCTACCTGCCCGAGTGGGCCAGCCCGGGCCACCGCGACTGTATGATCGGATCCAACTCGGCCTCGCTCATTGCAGACTCTTACGTGAAAGGAATTCGCGGGTACGATATCAACAAGCTGTATGAGGCCGTGATCAAAAACACGGAGAATGCAGGACCGGTAAGCTCGGTCGGGCGGTTCGGTCATGAATACTACAATGAGCTGGGCTATGTTCCCTATGATGTAAAAGTGAATGAAAATGCTGCCCGCACGCTGGAATACGCATATGCAGACTTTTGTATTTCCCAGCTGGGCAAGGCTTTGAAAAAACCGCAGTCGGAAGTTGACATTTACCTGAAACGCAGCCAGAACTACAAAAATGTTTTTGACCCTGAAACCAAATGGATGCGCGGAAAAAACAAGGACGGACAGTTTCAAAAACCATTTAATCCATTCAAATGGGGTGACGCATTTACCGAAGGAAACAGTATCCATTATACCTGGTCTGTTTTCCAGGACGTAAAGGGCCTCATGGGCCTGATGGGCGGTCGTGAGGCTTTTGTACAAAAACTCGATACGGTGTTCACACTCCCTCCTATTTTCGACGACAGCTACTATGGGTTCCCTATCCATGAAATACGTGAAATGCAGATTATGAACATGGGCAACTATGCGCATGGCAACCAGCCTATTCAGCACATGATTTACCTGTACAACCATGGAGGTGCTCCCTACAAAGCACAATACTGGGCCCGCCAGGTAATGCAGCGCATGTACCAGCCTACTCCCGACGGATACTGCGGGGACGAAGACAACGGACAGACCTCAGCCTGGTACGTGTTTTCTTCCCTCGGATTTTACCCGGTTACGCCGGGCACTACTCAGTACGTGATCGGCTCGCCCCTTTTCAAAAAAGCGACCATTACCCTGGAAGATGGCAAGAAGTTTACGGTACAGGCACCGGCAGCAAGCGAAAGCAACCTGTATATCCAGGGTGCAACCCTCAATGGTAAGCCCTACGATTTTACATTCCTGGAACATGCAGATATTCAAAAAGGCGGAACCGTGCAGTTTAACCTGGGCAGCAAGCCGTCCAAAAC